TACTCCATCTGCCGCAGGCTCAACTCCCCGCCCTCCCATGAAGATCCTGCATGGCTTCCACAAGAACATTGCCTTGGACGCATGGCAAGCGAGGGGCGCAGGGTGGTGCCCATGACCATCACCACAGCGGATGTCCTCGTCATCGGCGGCGGCACCGGCGGGTACAGCACCGCCCTGCGCGCCGCCGCCCTCGGTCTCGACGTCGTCCTCGTCGAACGCGACAAGGTCGGCGGCACCTGTCTGCACCGCGGCTGCATCCCCAGCAAGGCGATGCTGCACGCCGCCGAGCTGGTCGACGGCATCGCCGAGGCGCGCGAGCGGTGGGGCGTGAAGGCCACGCTGGACTCGGTGGACTGGGCGGCGCTGGTGGCCACCCGGGACGACATCGTGGTGCGCAACCACAAGGGCGTCGAGGCGCATCTGGCGCACGCCGGTGTGCGGGTGGTCCGGGGCAGCGCCCGGCTGACGGGGCCGCGGACGGTACGCGTGGAGGAGGCCCCGGTGGATGCCGCGCCCGGCGTACGGCCGCAGTCCGCACCCGGCGCGCGGGAACTCACCGCCCGTCGCGGGATCGTGCTCGCCACCGGCTCGCGCCCGCGCACGCTCCCCGGCCTCACGCCCGACGGGCGGCGCGTGGTGACCAGCGACGACGCCCTGTTCGCGCCGGGCCTGCCGGCGTCCGTGCTGGTGCTGGGCGGCGGCGCGATCGGCGTGGAGTACGCCTCCTTCCACCGGTCGATGGGCGCCGAGGTCACCCTGGTCGAGGCCGCCGACCGGATCGTTCCGCTGGAGGACGCCGACGTGAGCCGGCATCTGACGCGCGGCCTGAAGAAACGCGGGATCGACGTGCGGGCGGGCGCCCGGCTGCTGGACGCGGAGGTGCTGGCGGACGGCGTACGCGCGCGTGTGCGCACCGCGCGGGGAGAGGTGCGCACCGTCGAGGCGGAGCGGCTGCTGGTGGCCGTCGGCCGGGCGCCGGTCACCGAGGGCCTGGACCTGGCCGCGGCCGGCCTTACGGCGGACGCGCGGGGGTTCGTTGTACCGGCGGACTGGAACCGGCTGGAGACGGCCGTGCCGGGCGTGCACGTCGTCGGGGACCTGCTGCCGCCGCCGTCGCCCGGGCTCGCCCACGCCTCGTTCGCGGAGGGCCTGCTGGTCGCCGAGACGCTGGCCGGGCGGGTGCCGGCCCCGGTGGACTACGCGGCCGTGCCCCGGGTGACGTACTCCGCGCCGCAGACCGCCTCGGTGGGGCTGAGCGAGAGCGAGGCACGCGCGCGTGGGCGCGAGGTCGAGGTGAACACGATGCCGCTGACCGCCGTGGCCAAGGGCATGGTGCACGGTCAGGGCGGCATGGTGAAGGTCGTCGCCGAGGCCGGCGGCGGTCGGGTGCTCGGTGTGCACCTGGTCGGCCCGCACGTGTCGGAGATGATCGCCGAGAGCCAGCTGATCGTCGGCTGGGACGCCGAGCCCTCGGACGTGGCCCGGCACGTGCACGCGCACCCGACGCTGTCGGAGGCGGTGGGCGAGGTGTTCCTGACGCTCGCGGGACGCGGCCTGCACCAGCAGTGACCGCACGGCACGCACCGCCCGCGCAGCGCCCCGGGCCCTGTGCCCGAGCGCTCCCGGAGCCTCCCCTCCGCATGCTTGACAGTTCACCTCGAGCGTGCGGGACTGGGAGGGCGAAGCCGGGCGGAACAAGTCGGGGGTGAGTCTTCTGCCGGAGCTGCGCTACCCCACCGTTCCCGAACTGGTCGCCTCCGCTCAGGCGTTGGCCGCTCAGGAACCCGGGCTGTGCTCGCTCAGGCAGGTCGGC
This genomic interval from Streptomyces sp. NBC_00557 contains the following:
- the lpdA gene encoding dihydrolipoyl dehydrogenase, whose amino-acid sequence is MTITTADVLVIGGGTGGYSTALRAAALGLDVVLVERDKVGGTCLHRGCIPSKAMLHAAELVDGIAEARERWGVKATLDSVDWAALVATRDDIVVRNHKGVEAHLAHAGVRVVRGSARLTGPRTVRVEEAPVDAAPGVRPQSAPGARELTARRGIVLATGSRPRTLPGLTPDGRRVVTSDDALFAPGLPASVLVLGGGAIGVEYASFHRSMGAEVTLVEAADRIVPLEDADVSRHLTRGLKKRGIDVRAGARLLDAEVLADGVRARVRTARGEVRTVEAERLLVAVGRAPVTEGLDLAAAGLTADARGFVVPADWNRLETAVPGVHVVGDLLPPPSPGLAHASFAEGLLVAETLAGRVPAPVDYAAVPRVTYSAPQTASVGLSESEARARGREVEVNTMPLTAVAKGMVHGQGGMVKVVAEAGGGRVLGVHLVGPHVSEMIAESQLIVGWDAEPSDVARHVHAHPTLSEAVGEVFLTLAGRGLHQQ